The Pagrus major chromosome 10, Pma_NU_1.0 genome contains a region encoding:
- the LOC141004049 gene encoding butyrophilin subfamily 1 member A1-like, whose amino-acid sequence MLCLNHGLFSSIRGSVYQHTVTLLLLAGCFRGQSQAAQPSQTIVTLVGEDVVLPCRLEPPLDAVSKSVEWGRPDLEPRFVHVWHEGRNHLANQNPSYKGRTSVSIDNLKQGDLSLLLSAVKLSDNGVYRCYFPQKSKESTVELVVGSLSTPVISTTKYNSSVLDLQCESAGWYPEPEVFWLDAEGNLLSAGPTETVRGPDDLYTVSSRVTVEKRHSNSFTCRVQQQRINQIRETHIQITGVFSLH is encoded by the exons ATGCTTTGCCTGAATCATGGATTGTTCAGTTCCATCAGAGGTTCGGTGTATCAACACACCGTGACCCTCCTCCTGCTGGCAGGCTGTTTTAGAG GCCAGTCTCAGGCGGCTCAACCATCTCAAACAATCGTGACATTAGTTGGTGAAGACGTCGTCCTGCCGTGCCGCCTGGAACCTCCCCTGGATGCTGTTTCAAAGAGTGTGGAGTGGGGGAGACCTGACCTGGAGCCCAGATTTGTCCATGTGTGGCATGAAGGTCGAAACCACCTGGCGAACCAAAACCCGTCTTACAAAGGAAGAACATCAGTGTCCATCGACAATCTGAAGCAGGGAGACCTTTCACTGCTTCTCTCTGCAGTGAAACTCTCTGATAATGGAGTATACAGATGCTACTTTCCCCAGAAAAGTAAAGAATCTACTgttgagcttgttgttg GTTCTCTCTCCACACCTGTCATATCAACGACTAAATACAACAGCAGTGTGTTAGATTTACAGTGTGAGTCTGCAGGCTGGTATCCAGAACCTGAGGTGTTCTGGCTGGACGCTGAGGGaaacctcctctctgctggacctacagagacagtcagaggtccTGATGACCTCTatactgtcagcagcagagtgactgtggagaagagacacagcaacagcttCACCTGTAGAGTCCAACAACAGAGAATCAACCAGATCAGAGAGACACATATTCAGATTACAGgtgttttttccctccactAA